The genomic DNA CCATCATATCATCGGTGATGTTTTCAGCCACCACCTTTTCAAAACGCTCCTTGAATTTTTCAACGTTCTCTACCCTAAGCGTAAGTCCGGCGGCGTACATGTGGCCGCCAAAGTTTTCGAGTAAATCGCTGCAGCTATCAATGGCCTGGTAGAGGTCGAAGCCGGGGACGCTTCGAGCACTGCCGGTTGCAAAACCTTTGGCGCTGGTGAGCACAATGGTGGGCCGGTAGTAGTAATCGATGAGGCGTGAAGCCACTATGCCCACTACACCCTTGTGCCATTCAGGATTATAGAGCACGGTAGCCTTTTTGCTCTGCAGCTCGGGGCTGGTCCCAATCATCTCCAGCGCCTGCAGGGTGATGGAACGGTCCACGTTTTTTCGATCGTTGTTGCAGGTGTTTATCAGGTCGCCCATCTCAGTGGCATGGTCGTCGCGTTGTGCCAGCAGCAGATCAACGGCTGCCTTACCCGATTCCATTCGTCCAGCCGCATTAATTCGGGGGCCAATCTTAAACACAATATCGTCCACGGCCATGGAGTGGCCGTCGAGGCCGGCCAGCTTAATAATCGACTTTAACCCTTTGCACGGATTTTCGTTGAGCCGCTTTAATCCAAAGTGGGCGAGCACACGATTCTCATCGATGAGCGGAACAATGTCGGAGGCGATGCTTACCGCCACCAAATCGAGAAGCGGTTCCAGCTCCGAAAATGGAATTCCCTTTCGCAGGGCAATACCCTGAGCCAGCTTAAACCCAACACCGCAACCGGAAAGCTCCTTAAACGGATAGCTGCAGTCGAGCCGCTTTGGATCGAGCACCGCAGCCGCAGCAGGAATAACATCGCCCGGAAGGTGATGGTCGCAAATTATAAAGTCGACTCCCTTTTGGCGGGCATAATCCACCTTTTCAACCGCCTTAATGCCGCAATCGAGGGCAATAACCAGCGAGTAGCCATTGTCGGCAGCGTAGTCAACGCCT from Williamwhitmania sp. includes the following:
- the recJ gene encoding single-stranded-DNA-specific exonuclease RecJ, translated to MEKRWVLKEQGDVSEVAQLSEDLGIDKVLANLLIQRGVRTFEQAKYFFRPSLEMLYDPFLMKDMDKAVARIQEAISKDEKILVYGDYDVDGTTAVALMYAFLSKIFDKIYYYIPNRYSEGYGISIAGVDYAADNGYSLVIALDCGIKAVEKVDYARQKGVDFIICDHHLPGDVIPAAAAVLDPKRLDCSYPFKELSGCGVGFKLAQGIALRKGIPFSELEPLLDLVAVSIASDIVPLIDENRVLAHFGLKRLNENPCKGLKSIIKLAGLDGHSMAVDDIVFKIGPRINAAGRMESGKAAVDLLLAQRDDHATEMGDLINTCNNDRKNVDRSITLQALEMIGTSPELQSKKATVLYNPEWHKGVVGIVASRLIDYYYRPTIVLTSAKGFATGSARSVPGFDLYQAIDSCSDLLENFGGHMYAAGLTLRVENVEKFKERFEKVVAENITDDMMVPMVEIDSELSLAEINDKFFRILKQFQPFGPGNMSPVFVTRGVVDNGDGRLVGLEHDHLKLDLIQEDNPYKPIAAIGFQHATHFDHIQQGKAFDVCYAIAENTYRGVSSIQLRIKDIKY